One genomic region from Desulfuromonas sp. encodes:
- the hypB gene encoding hydrogenase accessory protein HypB: MCIDCGCAEKQTHNHDHEHDSSRTVSVGESLLAKNDRLAAKNRELFKRSGLLALNLVSSPGSGKTTLLEKTLSERKEKFVFAVLEGDQQTSNDADRIAATGVPVHQINTGAGCHLDAHMVGHGVEHFDLDATDILLIENVGNLVCPAAFDLGEEFKVAVLSTTEGEDKPAKYPQMFRAAEVMVINKIDLLPHLDFDIEKCRDYALKVNPELTIFELSCRSGEGLDQWYAWLEEQARNKTGSI, from the coding sequence ATGTGTATTGACTGCGGCTGTGCCGAAAAACAGACCCACAACCATGATCATGAACACGACTCGAGTCGAACGGTCAGCGTCGGTGAAAGCCTGCTTGCCAAAAACGACCGCTTGGCCGCCAAGAATCGGGAGCTGTTCAAACGCTCCGGACTGCTTGCCCTCAACCTGGTCAGTTCCCCCGGTTCGGGCAAAACCACCCTGCTTGAGAAAACCCTCTCCGAGCGCAAGGAGAAGTTCGTTTTCGCCGTCCTTGAAGGTGACCAGCAGACCAGCAACGACGCCGATCGCATCGCAGCTACCGGAGTACCGGTACACCAGATCAATACCGGGGCCGGCTGTCATCTCGACGCCCACATGGTCGGCCACGGAGTCGAGCATTTCGACCTTGATGCAACCGATATCCTGCTGATTGAAAACGTTGGCAACCTGGTCTGTCCCGCCGCCTTCGATCTCGGCGAAGAGTTCAAGGTCGCCGTACTCTCAACCACCGAAGGGGAAGACAAACCGGCCAAGTATCCGCAAATGTTCCGGGCCGCAGAGGTTATGGTCATCAACAAGATCGATCTGCTGCCGCACCTCGATTTCGATATTGAGAAATGCCGTGATTATGCTCTCAAGGTCAATCCTGAGCTGACCATTTTTGAGCTTTCCTGCCGCAGCGGTGAAGGACTTGATCAATGGTATGCGTGGCTGGAAGAACAGGCCCGAAACAAAACAGGATCGATTTAA